One Vallitalea okinawensis DNA window includes the following coding sequences:
- the murB gene encoding UDP-N-acetylmuramate dehydrogenase yields the protein MYKEISEKLLNKYATMEILFDEPLKEHTSFKIGGPADLLVRPTSIEQIRDIVKIIRDYDVPYFILGNGSNLLVNDKGFRGVIIQLYKNMNEAKIEGNKVIAQAGILLSTLAKRIAASSLKGFEFASGIPGTLGGAIYMNAGAYGGEMKNHVSTVTAIDHDGELHILSLDECELGYRESIFQQNNYFILEVEMTFEKGDPEEIKAITKELTSKRKDKQPLDQPSAGSTFKRPEGYYAGKLIMDAHLRGFSIGDAQVSEKHCGFIINKGSATAQDVTNLINHIRKTVYHHFGVAMQPEVRILGETCLENVQLEELE from the coding sequence ATGTATAAAGAAATAAGTGAAAAGCTTTTAAATAAATACGCCACTATGGAAATTTTATTTGATGAGCCTTTAAAGGAGCATACAAGTTTTAAAATTGGTGGACCAGCAGATCTATTAGTTCGACCTACTTCAATAGAACAGATCAGAGATATAGTAAAGATTATAAGAGACTATGATGTACCTTATTTTATATTAGGTAATGGAAGCAATTTACTTGTTAACGATAAGGGTTTTCGTGGTGTTATTATTCAATTATATAAGAACATGAATGAAGCTAAAATAGAAGGTAACAAAGTGATTGCACAAGCAGGTATTTTATTATCTACATTAGCAAAACGAATTGCAGCATCGTCATTAAAGGGATTTGAATTTGCTTCAGGTATTCCTGGTACTCTGGGTGGTGCCATTTACATGAATGCAGGGGCTTATGGTGGTGAGATGAAGAATCATGTCAGCACAGTGACTGCTATTGACCATGATGGTGAACTACATATCTTGTCTCTAGATGAGTGTGAACTTGGTTATCGCGAGAGTATTTTTCAACAGAACAACTATTTTATTTTAGAAGTGGAAATGACCTTTGAAAAAGGTGATCCGGAAGAAATAAAAGCAATTACGAAGGAGTTAACTTCAAAGCGTAAAGATAAGCAACCTTTGGATCAGCCAAGTGCAGGAAGTACCTTTAAGAGACCTGAAGGTTATTATGCAGGTAAGTTAATTATGGATGCTCACCTTAGAGGTTTTAGTATTGGTGATGCTCAGGTGTCTGAAAAGCATTGTGGTTTTATCATTAATAAAGGATCAGCTACAGCTCAAGATGTAACTAACCTTATTAATCATATACGCAAAACAGTGTATCATCATTTCGGTGTTGCCATGCAACCTGAAGTACGTATTTTAGGTGAGACTTGTCTCGAAAATGTGCAACTAGAGGAACTTGAATAA
- a CDS encoding methyl-accepting chemotaxis protein translates to MLKKATKKKMPKKKERKPKIKSSRKGNKTTTLIKKVNLAVMLILIVGFMLYGVITSVQSIGKLSAMMTNEAEQKIKGITTEVDAFLGEFGLYLKVVGNDETVASLMKQANGVNKTLQILEFSEYNKTVSNLRNIKEDLKQAEGIYLVVDSNKAMIYDNGLDYKGSETVNEEWYEMTVNNEDITIYGPHFSEKFNDTVITISKPVYNRRQLVGIIAVDISTEILAKKYASYESDLNDVMILNGEEVVYATEVALDDLEYIQQNNDYRNLMTNINMQDSGDEDKANIVTVDGRTILVEISTLTGWTIIVNYYVDLVTSEIINMGITLAITLVIFIVLSNLLIYIVLKRILKDLPAVNNVIQQTAQGDLTNVIDVKSKDEIGQIAVNLNDMSASLSTFVKEVKSTNRTVYGTSEVLSATTNEVSLSSEEITKTVEQIAAGMNDQADSVDQCVQIVNALGVKINNLYENSNASIGHMDNMVETSDGGAKALGELHKATDYNNNAIETIEKSVNGLDNQTRAISDILNTITAIADQTNLLALNASIEAARAGEYGRGFAVVADEIRGLAEGTTNAAKEIGGMLTNIQGDTKEIVTDMTDVKDTASLQTKAVELVANAFEEINKVIEQISIQFNSTNKIANELNTDKDSIIATMEEVSAVSEETAAASEEINASMEEQLAAINELVAEANNLKKEVASLDEKLGFFKAK, encoded by the coding sequence ATGTTGAAGAAGGCCACGAAGAAAAAAATGCCAAAGAAAAAAGAGAGAAAACCTAAAATTAAATCTAGTAGAAAAGGTAATAAAACCACTACTCTTATTAAGAAAGTTAATCTTGCTGTTATGCTAATCCTAATTGTTGGTTTCATGCTATATGGTGTGATTACATCGGTACAGTCCATTGGTAAGTTATCGGCAATGATGACCAATGAAGCGGAACAAAAGATCAAAGGTATTACCACTGAAGTAGATGCTTTTCTAGGAGAATTTGGTCTGTACTTGAAGGTTGTAGGTAATGATGAAACAGTCGCAAGTCTGATGAAGCAAGCTAATGGAGTGAATAAAACCTTACAGATACTTGAGTTTTCAGAATATAACAAAACAGTTTCTAACTTAAGAAATATTAAAGAAGATTTAAAACAGGCTGAAGGTATTTACCTTGTGGTGGATTCTAATAAGGCGATGATTTATGATAATGGTCTGGATTATAAAGGATCGGAAACTGTTAATGAAGAATGGTATGAAATGACTGTGAATAATGAGGACATTACCATCTATGGACCTCACTTTAGTGAGAAATTTAATGATACTGTCATTACCATATCAAAGCCGGTTTATAACCGTCGCCAATTAGTGGGTATTATAGCCGTTGATATAAGCACTGAAATTTTAGCTAAAAAGTATGCAAGCTATGAATCAGATCTAAATGATGTCATGATTTTGAATGGTGAAGAAGTAGTTTATGCTACAGAAGTTGCCTTAGATGATTTGGAGTATATCCAGCAGAATAATGATTATAGGAATCTAATGACCAATATTAATATGCAAGATTCAGGAGATGAGGATAAGGCTAATATCGTTACTGTTGATGGTCGAACGATTCTAGTTGAAATCAGTACTCTAACGGGATGGACAATAATTGTCAATTATTATGTTGATTTAGTTACTTCTGAAATAATCAACATGGGGATTACTTTAGCCATTACCTTGGTTATCTTCATTGTCCTTTCGAATCTTTTAATTTACATTGTATTAAAGCGTATATTAAAAGACTTACCAGCCGTTAATAATGTCATTCAGCAAACGGCGCAGGGAGATTTGACTAATGTGATTGATGTTAAGTCCAAGGACGAAATTGGCCAGATAGCCGTGAACCTTAATGATATGAGCGCTTCACTATCTACCTTTGTCAAGGAAGTAAAGAGTACAAATAGAACTGTATATGGTACATCTGAAGTATTATCAGCAACTACTAATGAAGTAAGTTTGAGTAGTGAAGAAATCACGAAGACCGTAGAACAAATTGCAGCAGGTATGAATGATCAAGCGGATTCTGTAGACCAATGTGTACAGATTGTTAATGCTTTAGGTGTTAAGATTAATAATCTCTATGAAAACAGTAATGCGTCCATTGGACATATGGATAACATGGTAGAAACCAGTGACGGTGGTGCAAAGGCTCTTGGTGAGCTGCATAAAGCTACTGATTATAATAACAACGCTATTGAAACCATCGAGAAGTCTGTCAATGGTCTAGATAATCAAACAAGAGCTATCTCTGATATCCTTAATACCATTACAGCAATTGCTGACCAAACCAACTTACTTGCATTAAATGCGTCTATCGAAGCAGCAAGAGCTGGGGAGTATGGCAGAGGATTTGCAGTAGTGGCAGACGAGATAAGAGGCTTAGCAGAAGGTACTACAAATGCGGCAAAAGAAATTGGTGGTATGTTGACCAATATTCAAGGGGATACCAAAGAAATTGTAACAGATATGACAGATGTGAAGGATACTGCTAGCTTGCAAACGAAAGCTGTTGAGTTAGTTGCAAACGCCTTTGAAGAAATCAATAAAGTTATTGAGCAGATTTCTATTCAATTCAATAGTACAAACAAGATCGCTAACGAATTGAATACAGATAAAGATAGTATCATTGCAACTATGGAAGAAGTCTCCGCTGTATCAGAAGAGACAGCAGCTGCATCAGAAGAGATAAATGCCTCCATGGAAGAGCAGTTAGCAGCTATTAATGAGTTGGTAGCAGAAGCGAATAACTTAAAGAAAGAGGTTGCCAGCTTAGATGAAAAATTAGGTTTTTTCAAAGCTAAGTAG
- a CDS encoding methyl-accepting chemotaxis protein, which translates to MKRKMKQSKRPRNFKKPNMKWIASHLSRKIVVITIFILVFTFMAIGAATSYLASKYMNDNMEATMENEIANISDNVKLHFAEYLTIVDILSNDATTLNFIKEAYLAEHPKDIDRDEHYIEVVTTLGNLKTAYEGLTNIYVAIDSNNAVITDGGSIFKDKTDFDLYSRDWYKQTLENGKPTVSKPYKDFETNKYVITLASPIYMGNSIRGVIGIDLPADGVYDVIKDFENEQRKILVVDEAGNIVYCDNEGLKGLNLTLYNSTFSDQVYQEIMNEHLSLQDVNGNVVLSYREESTGWKTIFLYDQDMVLKTVMNVIGIILLVFAVLILGISFVLTLIIRFMLRDIPRINEQIKKVAGGDFSNEIQVRTSDEIGQIAKALNSMSDDLKDFIGKVQKASDSVSETSGLLAATTSETSLASQEITKTVEEIAKGMNEQASTVDECARLTDGLGNKVEVLYESSIEASKRVSTMTEASEQGVQAVTTLKQRTEYNNHAIDDIEVSINGLENNSLAIGSILDTITAIADQTNLLALNASIEAARAGEHGRGFAVVADEIRKLAEGSANAAKEIGEILLNIQRESKSTVDSMSKVKQSATEQTEAVTMVGGAFEQLNTIISGLNEQFAKNAEYTAALNEDKDHIIGSIQNISAVSEETAAASEEINASMEEQLAGINQVASEADNLSGATEQLNEQLNKFKI; encoded by the coding sequence ATGAAGAGAAAGATGAAGCAATCTAAAAGACCGAGAAATTTTAAGAAGCCGAATATGAAGTGGATAGCTTCTCATTTGTCAAGAAAAATTGTTGTTATAACTATTTTTATTTTAGTCTTTACTTTCATGGCAATAGGTGCTGCAACATCTTATTTAGCATCAAAATATATGAACGATAACATGGAAGCCACTATGGAAAATGAAATAGCCAATATTTCGGATAATGTTAAGTTACATTTTGCTGAATACCTAACCATTGTAGATATTTTAAGTAATGATGCTACGACCTTAAATTTTATTAAGGAGGCTTATTTAGCAGAGCATCCAAAAGATATTGATAGGGATGAACATTACATAGAAGTGGTAACAACTTTAGGTAACCTAAAAACAGCTTATGAAGGGCTTACAAACATATATGTAGCTATCGACAGTAATAATGCTGTCATTACAGATGGAGGTTCCATTTTTAAAGATAAAACTGATTTTGATCTATATAGTCGTGATTGGTATAAGCAGACTCTGGAAAATGGAAAGCCAACAGTATCTAAGCCATATAAAGATTTTGAAACCAATAAATACGTGATTACTCTAGCTTCGCCCATTTACATGGGCAATTCGATACGTGGCGTTATCGGTATCGATTTACCTGCTGATGGTGTTTATGATGTCATTAAAGATTTTGAAAATGAGCAGCGAAAAATCTTAGTCGTTGATGAGGCAGGTAATATAGTGTACTGTGATAATGAAGGTCTTAAGGGGCTTAATTTGACCTTATATAACAGTACCTTCTCAGACCAGGTTTATCAAGAGATTATGAATGAACATTTATCGTTGCAAGATGTGAATGGTAATGTCGTTTTATCTTATAGAGAAGAAAGCACAGGGTGGAAGACCATCTTCTTATATGATCAAGATATGGTTTTAAAAACAGTAATGAATGTTATTGGTATTATTCTACTTGTTTTTGCAGTACTCATATTAGGTATTTCTTTTGTGCTTACCCTAATTATCCGTTTCATGTTAAGGGATATACCGCGTATCAATGAACAGATTAAGAAGGTAGCTGGGGGGGACTTCTCCAATGAGATACAAGTACGAACATCTGATGAGATAGGTCAAATTGCCAAAGCATTAAATAGTATGTCTGATGATTTGAAGGATTTCATTGGTAAAGTACAGAAGGCAAGTGATTCAGTAAGTGAAACGTCGGGTTTATTAGCGGCAACAACTTCTGAGACAAGTCTAGCAAGTCAGGAGATAACCAAGACCGTGGAAGAAATAGCAAAGGGTATGAATGAGCAAGCGTCTACTGTAGACGAGTGTGCAAGACTTACTGACGGATTAGGCAATAAGGTTGAAGTTTTATATGAATCAAGTATAGAAGCATCAAAAAGGGTTTCAACGATGACAGAAGCAAGTGAACAAGGTGTTCAAGCCGTTACAACTCTTAAGCAACGTACAGAATATAATAATCATGCCATTGATGATATTGAAGTATCCATTAATGGATTAGAAAATAATTCTTTAGCCATTGGCAGTATATTAGATACCATTACAGCAATTGCTGATCAAACTAACTTATTAGCACTTAATGCATCAATTGAAGCCGCTAGAGCTGGAGAACATGGTAGAGGATTTGCAGTTGTAGCTGATGAAATTCGTAAGTTAGCTGAAGGGTCAGCTAATGCAGCTAAAGAAATTGGGGAGATATTACTCAATATTCAAAGAGAAAGTAAATCTACTGTTGACAGCATGTCTAAAGTGAAACAATCTGCTACAGAGCAGACTGAAGCAGTAACTATGGTAGGCGGTGCTTTCGAGCAGTTAAATACTATTATCTCAGGTCTTAATGAACAATTTGCTAAGAATGCAGAGTATACAGCAGCTCTTAATGAAGATAAGGACCATATTATTGGTTCTATCCAAAATATTTCTGCAGTATCTGAAGAAACTGCAGCAGCTTCAGAAGAGATTAATGCTTCAATGGAAGAACAATTGGCTGGTATCAATCAAGTAGCATCTGAAGCAGATAACTTAAGTGGCGCTACTGAGCAACTCAATGAACAGTTAAATAAATTTAAAATTTAA
- a CDS encoding ROK family protein, translating to MYYVGVDLGGTSIKAAIVSEEGKILVKDSVPTYAERSSGEILKDMAMLIKGLISDAGLSEDQIQSIGVGSPGTPDVKNGVLLYANNFADFNNAPIRAELQKYLDLPVYLENDANAAALGESMVGAGREYGNCVAVTLGTGVGGGIIIDGKVYAGSFHGGAELGHTVIEVGGEQCSCGRKGCWEAYSSATAIIRDGRIAAARYPKCLINEYVDGDLSKVNAKVVFDAYHEGDEYAKEVVERYIKYLAIGIVNTINLLEPEVLVIGGGVSAQKDNLLNPLMEYVKGEVYGGEPKTKIKIAELGNDAGLIGAAFLGKIGN from the coding sequence ATGTATTATGTAGGTGTTGATTTAGGCGGCACAAGCATCAAAGCTGCCATTGTATCAGAAGAGGGGAAAATTCTCGTTAAAGATAGTGTACCAACTTATGCAGAGCGATCAAGTGGTGAGATCTTAAAAGACATGGCCATGTTGATTAAAGGATTAATTAGTGATGCAGGTTTATCAGAAGATCAGATCCAATCCATTGGTGTTGGAAGCCCAGGGACACCAGATGTAAAAAACGGAGTTTTACTTTACGCTAATAACTTTGCAGACTTTAATAATGCACCAATACGAGCTGAGCTTCAAAAATATTTAGACTTACCAGTTTACTTAGAGAATGATGCAAATGCTGCTGCTTTAGGCGAATCTATGGTTGGTGCTGGCCGCGAATACGGTAACTGCGTAGCTGTGACATTAGGTACTGGTGTCGGTGGTGGTATTATTATTGATGGTAAGGTTTATGCTGGTAGTTTCCATGGTGGGGCAGAGCTTGGCCATACTGTTATTGAAGTTGGTGGCGAACAATGTAGCTGTGGTCGTAAAGGCTGCTGGGAAGCTTATAGTTCAGCAACTGCTATTATCCGCGATGGACGTATTGCTGCTGCAAGATATCCAAAATGCCTCATTAATGAGTATGTTGATGGTGATTTAAGTAAAGTCAACGCTAAGGTTGTATTTGATGCTTATCATGAAGGTGATGAATATGCTAAAGAAGTTGTTGAGAGATACATTAAGTACTTAGCTATTGGTATCGTTAATACCATCAACTTATTAGAGCCAGAAGTTCTTGTTATCGGTGGAGGTGTATCAGCTCAGAAAGACAATCTTTTAAATCCTCTAATGGAATATGTAAAAGGTGAAGTTTATGGTGGAGAACCAAAAACCAAGATTAAGATAGCGGAATTAGGGAATGACGCAGGTTTGATAGGTGCCGCTTTCTTAGGAAAAATAGGAAATTAA
- the hprK gene encoding HPr(Ser) kinase/phosphatase, which yields MYHVTLEKILQEMELVNLTPDIDLSNRLISHGETNRPALQLAGFYKHFDAERVQIIGKVEHAYLEGLEENERKKVIKTLFTYDLPCIIITRDQEPYPEMIEYANDFKVPLLQSKKSTSYFNAELIRLLKFELAPRISIHGVLVDIYGEGILIMGESGIGKSETALELVKRGHRLVADDVVEIKKISDKELIGTSPEVIRHFIELRGIGIIDVKELFGVESVKEVQSIDLVVKLELWRDDKEYDRLGLNEEYIEILGNKVVCHSIPIRPGRNIAIIAESAAINHRQKNMGYNAAKELNKRVMGNIKRRKDNQENSGGK from the coding sequence ATGTATCATGTAACCTTAGAAAAGATTTTGCAAGAGATGGAGTTAGTTAACTTAACACCAGATATAGATTTATCAAACCGTCTCATTAGTCATGGTGAAACCAATCGACCGGCACTACAGTTAGCAGGCTTTTATAAGCATTTTGATGCTGAGAGAGTTCAGATTATTGGTAAAGTGGAGCATGCTTATTTAGAAGGATTAGAAGAGAATGAGCGTAAGAAAGTCATAAAAACACTCTTTACCTATGATTTACCTTGTATTATTATAACACGAGACCAAGAGCCCTACCCAGAAATGATCGAGTATGCAAATGATTTTAAAGTTCCGCTTTTGCAATCCAAGAAATCAACCTCATATTTTAATGCAGAGCTTATACGCTTGTTAAAGTTTGAGCTAGCTCCAAGAATATCTATTCACGGAGTATTGGTTGATATCTATGGTGAAGGAATTCTTATCATGGGTGAAAGTGGTATTGGTAAGAGTGAAACAGCATTAGAGTTAGTTAAACGAGGTCACCGGTTAGTAGCAGACGATGTGGTTGAGATTAAAAAAATATCGGATAAAGAATTAATTGGTACCAGTCCAGAAGTCATTCGTCACTTTATTGAATTAAGAGGTATTGGAATTATTGACGTTAAAGAGCTTTTTGGTGTAGAATCTGTTAAGGAAGTGCAATCCATTGACTTAGTAGTGAAATTAGAATTATGGCGTGATGATAAAGAATATGACCGTTTAGGTCTCAATGAAGAATACATTGAGATATTAGGGAATAAAGTAGTCTGTCACTCCATTCCTATCCGTCCTGGTAGAAACATAGCTATTATTGCAGAATCTGCTGCTATTAACCATCGCCAAAAGAACATGGGTTATAATGCAGCCAAAGAACTCAATAAGAGGGTTATGGGCAATATAAAGCGTAGAAAAGATAACCAAGAAAATAGTGGAGGTAAATAA
- the atpC gene encoding ATP synthase F1 subunit epsilon gives MDQLNLKIITPDRIFFDGQVDKAVFKSTEGELAILYDHIPITALIDSSSFTIIQGDEEKVIAVHGGYFESRDDRLTVLTDSAEWPYELDVDRAKAAVKRAEERLAQDLKDDIDLIRAEVSLKRALTRIEVAEFDKGR, from the coding sequence ATGGATCAATTAAACTTAAAAATAATTACACCTGACCGCATCTTCTTTGATGGGCAAGTAGATAAAGCTGTTTTTAAAAGTACAGAAGGGGAATTGGCTATACTTTATGATCATATTCCTATCACAGCATTAATTGATTCATCTTCTTTTACAATCATTCAAGGAGACGAAGAAAAGGTTATTGCTGTTCATGGTGGTTATTTTGAATCTCGAGATGATCGCTTGACTGTTCTCACAGATTCTGCAGAATGGCCATACGAGTTAGATGTTGATCGTGCTAAAGCAGCTGTTAAACGTGCAGAAGAACGATTAGCTCAGGATCTAAAAGATGATATTGACCTTATTCGTGCAGAAGTTTCTCTTAAGAGAGCTTTAACACGTATAGAAGTTGCTGAGTTTGATAAAGGTAGATAG
- the atpD gene encoding F0F1 ATP synthase subunit beta has translation MAEKNVGRIIQIIGAVLDIKFEEGHLPELYNAIEIKKKDGKALIVEVAQHPGDDIVRCISMDATDGLVRGMEAVDTGGPISVPVGKATLGRIFNVTGAPIDNKPEPEGASTWPIHRQAPSFEEQATETEILETGIKVIDLLCPYAKGGKIGLFGGAGVGKTVLIQELIRNIATEHGGFSVFTGVGERSREGNDLYHEMCESGVIDKTTLVFGQMNEPPGARMRIGLTGLTMAEYFRDELNQDVLLFIDNIFRFVQAGSEVSALLGRVPSAVGYQPTLATEMGALQERITSTKQGSITSVQAVYVPADDLTDPAPATTFAHLDAKTVLSRAIVELGIYPAVDPLDSSSRVLDPRIVGDEHYQVARGVQEILQRYKELQDIINILGMDELSEEDKIIVTRARKVQRFLSQPFHVAENFTGLNGKYVPLSETIRSFKEILDGKHDNVPEAAFLMMGSIEDVIQRAKEL, from the coding sequence ATGGCTGAAAAAAATGTAGGTAGAATCATACAGATTATCGGTGCTGTATTGGACATAAAGTTCGAAGAAGGACATTTACCAGAGTTATATAATGCCATTGAAATTAAGAAAAAAGATGGCAAAGCATTAATCGTAGAGGTTGCTCAGCATCCTGGTGATGATATCGTTAGATGTATCTCTATGGATGCTACAGATGGACTTGTTAGAGGAATGGAAGCTGTTGATACAGGAGGTCCAATCTCAGTACCAGTTGGTAAAGCTACGTTAGGTCGTATCTTTAACGTAACAGGTGCTCCTATTGATAATAAGCCAGAACCGGAAGGTGCCAGTACGTGGCCAATTCACCGTCAAGCACCTTCATTTGAAGAACAAGCTACAGAAACAGAAATTTTGGAAACAGGTATCAAAGTAATTGACTTACTTTGTCCTTATGCAAAAGGTGGTAAAATCGGTTTATTCGGTGGTGCCGGTGTTGGTAAAACAGTACTTATCCAAGAGTTAATCCGTAATATTGCTACAGAGCATGGTGGATTCTCTGTATTTACAGGCGTAGGTGAGAGATCGAGAGAAGGTAATGACCTTTATCATGAAATGTGCGAATCAGGGGTTATTGACAAAACAACATTAGTGTTTGGTCAGATGAATGAGCCGCCTGGGGCGAGAATGCGTATTGGTCTTACTGGTCTTACAATGGCCGAGTATTTCCGTGATGAACTTAACCAAGACGTATTATTATTCATTGATAATATTTTCCGTTTTGTACAAGCGGGTTCTGAGGTATCAGCCCTTTTAGGTCGTGTACCATCAGCCGTTGGTTACCAGCCAACATTAGCAACAGAGATGGGTGCATTACAAGAGCGTATAACATCCACAAAACAGGGATCAATCACTTCTGTTCAAGCGGTTTATGTACCAGCCGATGACTTAACTGACCCTGCTCCAGCAACAACTTTTGCTCACTTAGATGCAAAGACTGTATTATCACGTGCTATCGTTGAGCTAGGTATTTATCCTGCAGTAGATCCACTTGACTCTTCTTCACGTGTCCTTGATCCACGTATCGTTGGTGATGAACATTATCAAGTAGCTCGTGGTGTTCAAGAGATTTTACAACGTTATAAAGAGCTTCAAGATATTATCAATATCTTAGGTATGGATGAATTATCTGAAGAAGATAAGATTATCGTAACCCGTGCTAGAAAGGTACAAAGATTCTTATCTCAACCTTTCCACGTTGCAGAGAACTTCACTGGTTTGAATGGTAAATATGTACCATTATCAGAAACTATTCGTAGTTTCAAAGAAATTCTTGATGGTAAACATGATAATGTTCCTGAGGCGGCTTTCTTAATGATGGGTTCAATTGAGGATGTCATTCAAAGAGCTAAAGAACTGTAG
- the atpG gene encoding ATP synthase F1 subunit gamma: MASVRDIELRIKSVEGTKQITKAMKLVSTVKLQKAKSQVSLTRPYFEKTRETIGAILSTTDDIDMPFQTDREVKKRAYIVITSDRGLAGSYNMGVCKLVSTEIKDKESSVIVAVGKKARDYFKRNDYEILKSYIGYSERPNFRQAKALADEMLKLYEEGVIDEIHLAYTKFESTINQVPMTMKLFPLNMDDFKEYGQEDVTEKMTYEPSPEYVLGQIIPKYVESILYGALVESSASEQGARMTAMDSATNNADDMIDQLTLAKNRARQGSITQELSEIVGGAEALK, encoded by the coding sequence ATGGCATCCGTTAGAGATATAGAGCTTCGTATAAAGAGTGTTGAAGGTACGAAGCAAATAACAAAGGCAATGAAATTAGTTTCTACGGTAAAGCTACAAAAAGCAAAGAGTCAGGTTTCTTTAACAAGACCTTATTTTGAAAAGACCCGTGAAACCATCGGTGCCATTTTATCAACAACCGATGATATTGATATGCCTTTTCAAACGGACCGTGAAGTTAAAAAGAGAGCCTATATCGTGATCACTTCTGACCGTGGCTTGGCTGGAAGTTATAACATGGGAGTCTGTAAGCTAGTATCAACCGAGATTAAAGATAAAGAGAGTTCTGTAATCGTTGCTGTTGGTAAGAAAGCCAGAGATTACTTTAAAAGAAACGATTATGAAATTCTTAAATCCTATATTGGCTATTCAGAACGACCTAATTTCCGCCAAGCAAAAGCTTTAGCTGATGAAATGTTAAAGCTTTATGAAGAAGGGGTCATTGATGAGATCCATTTAGCGTATACAAAATTTGAATCTACTATCAATCAAGTACCTATGACCATGAAGCTTTTCCCGCTTAATATGGATGATTTTAAGGAGTATGGTCAGGAAGATGTCACTGAAAAGATGACTTATGAGCCTAGTCCAGAGTATGTTTTAGGACAAATCATTCCTAAATATGTGGAAAGTATTTTATATGGTGCTTTAGTAGAATCATCAGCAAGTGAACAAGGGGCAAGAATGACGGCAATGGACTCTGCAACCAATAATGCAGATGATATGATTGATCAACTAACCCTTGCTAAAAATAGAGCTAGACAAGGTAGTATTACCCAAGAGCTTTCAGAAATCGTAGGTGGAGCCGAAGCACTTAAGTAG